One segment of Castanea sativa cultivar Marrone di Chiusa Pesio chromosome 3, ASM4071231v1 DNA contains the following:
- the LOC142628000 gene encoding hydrophobic protein RCI2B-like, with protein MADEGTATCIDILLAIILPPLGVFLKFGCQIEFWICLLLTLFGYLPGIIYAVYAITK; from the exons ATGGCTGATGAAGGCACAGCTACCTGCATTGATATCCTCTTGGCCATTATTTTGCCTCCTCTTGGGGTTTTCCTCAAGTTTGGTTGCCAG ATCGAGTTTTGGATATGTTTGTTGCTGACCCTTTTCGGCTATCTCCCTGGGATTATTTATGCTGTCTATGCCATCACCAAGTGA